CGCGCGCCGCGCCTACACCGGCAGCCTCGGCTACCTCAACCGCGACGGCACGCTGGACCTCAACATCCTGATCCGGACCTTCATGCAGCAGGGGCAGCAGCTGCGCTTCCGCGCCGGCGGCGGCATCGTCGCCGATTCCGACCCGCAGCGTGAACTGCAGGAAACCCGCCACAAGGCGCGCGGCCTGCTGCGTGCGCTGGGCGTGGAGCAGGCCTGATGCTGGTCAACGGCCAGCCCGGCGACAGCATCAGTGCCGGCGACCGCGGCCTAGCCTACGGCGATGGCATCTACCGCACGCTGGAAGCCCGGCATGGTACGCCGCTGCTGTGGCACTGGCAGTGGCAAAGGTTGGCCGCAGACTGCACCGCGCTGCGCCTGCCGTGCCCGGACGAGGCGCTGCTGCTGCGCGAGATCGCCAGCGTTACGGCCAAGCTTGAACGTGCAGTGGTCAAGATCGTGCTCACCCGCGGCGTCGGCCAACGCGGCTATGCAATGCCGGCAGCGTGCATGCCGACGCGCATCGTCAGCGCCAGCACTTGGGCGGGTTACCCGGCCGAGCGCGCGGCACTGGGCATCGCCGCCCGCTGGTGCGACACGCGGCTGGCAATCCAGCCGAGTCTGGCCGGCATCAAGCACCTCAATCGCCTGGAAAACGTGCTGGCGCGCAGCGAATGGACGGACCCGGCCATCGCCGAAGGGCTGATGCTGGACATGGACGGCACGGTGGTGGAGGGCATCATGAGCAACCTGTTCATCGTGCGTGCCGGCGAGCTGATCACCCCGCTGCTGGACCGCTGCGGCGTGTCCGGCGCCATGCGCGCCTGCGTGATCGACACGGCGGCCAACCTCGGCCTGCACGTGCGCGAGGTGCGGCTGTCACCGGATGAGGTCATGGCCGCGGACGAAGCCTTCGTCTGCAACAGCCTGGCCGGCATCTGGCCGCTGCGGCAGCTGGCAGAGCGGCAGTGGCAGCCCGGCGCGCTGACCCGTCGCCTGCAGCAGCTGATCTGAGCTATCGCCGGCGGCTAGCGCTGGCCGGCACCCACCATTCCCCTGAACTGAGCCTTGCCTCACGGCTGTTCACCGCCATGCCCTTGGTGATACGGACTCAGTGCCATCCCGCCAGTGTGCGCCACGCCAGCAGCAGCGCAAAGCCGATCAGCAGCACGCCGCAGGCCTTGTCGACCAGCAGCTGCCCGCGTGCGCCCAGCCGCGATAGCAGCCGGCCGCCACCGTAGGCCAGCAGCAGCCACCACAGCGCCGAGCCGGCAAACACGCCCACCACCATCAGCACGCTGTCGGCCAGCGATGGCGTGCGCGCGCCGGCCAGTCCGGCGAAGATGGCGATGAAGGACAGGATGGTCATCGGGTTGGTCAGCGTCAGCGCCAGCGCGCTGCTGTAGGCGCGCGGTAGGCTGTGCGCACCGGCGGCACGGGCGGCGTGGCTGGCCGCGTCGCGGCGCAGGGTGGCGATGCCCAGATACAGCAGCAGCACGCAGCCGGCCAGCGCCAGCGGTGTCGCCAGCCGCGTCAGCAGCGCGATCAGCGTGCCGAGGCCGGCGGCACCGATCGCGGCGTAGATGGCGTCGGCGGTGGCGGCGCCCAGCCCGGTGACAAAGCCGGTGGCCGCGCCCTGGCGCAGCGTGCGCTCGATGCACAACAAACCCACCGGCCCGACCGGCGCGGCAATCGCCAGCCCGATGAGGGCTGCTTCGACAAATAAATAGCTGCTTTGCATGGCGTCTGGCTCCTCGATGTGATGCCCTAGTGTGCGACGGCGCCGCCGCGCGCGCCATGAGCTATCTTCGCCAGAATGCGATGTCGGGTTTATATTCTTAGGCCAAACAGCAGAAAGGCTTGCAAATGGAAGTGGATGGCAAATCGTGGCTGATCCTGCAGGCGTTGCAGGACAATGCGCGGCAATCGCTGACCGAACTGGCGCAGACGGTAGGGCTGTCCGTGCCGGCGGTATCGGAGCGGGTGAAACGGCTGGAAGAGGCGGGGGTGATCAGTGGCTACCATGCCGTGGTGGCGCCGCTGAAGGCCGGCTTTGCGCTGTCGGCGCTGGTCGGCATCACCGTGCCGCAGCCGGCGAAGAAGATGCTGCTGGAAAGGTTGGCCGCAATGGCGGAGGTGCAGGAGTGTCACCATGTGACCGGCGTCGACTCCTACGTCTTTCGCGTGCTGGCGCGCGACGTGTCACATCTGGAGCTGCTGGTATCGCGGCTGAACGATCTGGGCGAAACGCGCACCAGCATCATCCTGTCCACACCGCTCAGTAACCGCCCGGTGCTGCCGCCGCGTTAAGGGGGAGCAGGTGATCTTTCCTAGGAGGATGGATGCCTGCTATCAACCCGAAGCTGCCCGATGCTTATGTGGAGTTAGAGCACGGTTCCTCGGCCAAGACGGACTCTTCCCACGTGAATAAAAATGGCTGCTTTTTAACTGAAAGCAGCCATTCCTTATTGTTTCCCTCGTAAACCATTGTAGTAAGGCTTACACCTCAGATCCGGTGCGCTGGCGGTCCTCCAAAACTGCTCCAAATGCGCACCAGACCGCTACCAATGGACCTGATTGTGACCGTTACCGGATGGTAAGAAGCGTACCGACCATGGGGGCATATCAGAGAGGGGTAGTGGTGAATACGATTACCAATTAGACCACTCTCTGTGGTGATTAAGATCAGCCTTGGCTACGCACCAATGCCCGCCTCGTTACAATGGACTGATACAGCGTGGCGGCAGCCTGTTGAGCGGCGGCATCCTCATCGGCGCCGATTGGTTTCAGCCTCACGCCGTCCCGTCCCTCGACGTAGAGCGGGCCTCCGATATCATCGTCGTAGTTTGAACCATCTTCGTGGAAAGCCCGATATTCATCTTTGGAAAGATCGGTGCCTAGAAGTTTGGCAAGGTAGAACCAGGTCCAGCACTGTGGTTGGTCGCCTATATCATAGGTTTCGATCAGTTCGCGCATGGCAACGGTGTTACCTTGCTCTGAGGCTTTCGTTTTCCATCGCCAAGCATGCATGTGTAAACCGAGATTCTCAGCAATATCCGCCGCGCGGGTTGCGTCAACGCTTTCGGAGTAGGTACTCAATTTCTCGAAGAAGGACGGGTCGTCAAAACGCTCCGCCATTTCGAGTAAGGCTGCTTCATGGGCCTGTGCGCCTGCCGCGCGCAAGTGGTGTTCGTACTTTTCTGAATCACTGAGCATGGCTGCATATGATTCTGCCCATTCCTTTTGGACGCCGGAAAGTACTCGGCCGTTACGCTCTTCGTTGTACCAATAGTCGCTACCCATTCTAGTTTTATTGTCGGGGTCATAGGACGAACCGTAGATGAGCGCTAGAGCATAGTGGGCGTCAGCATTGCCCTTTTCCGCAACATCTGTCAGTCCATCTAGCAAGACGGGGGTGACGATAAACTCGAAATCCGGCCACGAACTATCGATATCTTCTTCAGCATCTTCCGCATCATCATCAAACTCATCGAGTTCAAGATCATCCACTCTGCTGGTTTCATACACTCCGTAGGTTTCATATTGTAGATACGCTACGATATCTGCAATGCGGATGACGCCGATATCTTGATCTGCGAGATAGTTCGAGAGGGTCGGAACAAGCTTGAGCGCAGTTTCCGGTGGGTAGTCGAGTTCTAGGCAGCGGCGCCCGGCCGATTCAGCATACTTGGTCGAGTGGCGGCTAGGGACTCCACCTTGCGTGAAAATGTGCTTAGCACATAAGGATGCGTAGGAATTGAAACCGAAGGCGGCGGCCAGTAGTTCGTAAACGTGGCTGCGCTTGAAGATGGTACCGGTTTGGGCTTGAAGATGTTGCTGCGTTTCGAATGCCAGTTGCTTGATCGTCATGATCAACCTTTCCTGTAAACCTCATCGATTCGGGTCAGGTGCACGCGTTTAAGTCCCCGACGACGAGGCTCAAAAGAGAAGGTCTATTTGGATATGACGGTCGTTGCTGTATTGCCTGTTTTTACTCGCGTGCAAGTAGGGTGGGCACCTGCGGTCATTCTAGCGGCAGAGGTGTGAGACAGTCTACATCCTTGTCGAGTAATACGAGCGGCTGATGTTGGAGGCTGCCCCCGGAGAGGGGGGGACATCGCGTACGTGCTGGCTGATGCCAGCTGGTTCACGATTGGTGGTGCGATTCACAGCTTTGGCCGACGACGCGCCCCAAAACGATGCGGCCAACCTTTCCCAAGGTTGGCCGCATCGTTTTCAAGACAGCAGGCAGGTTATTGCAGCCGTTGTCGCAGCCAGCGGCTGAAGCTTTCCACCCCCCACGACAGCAGCAGCATGGCCAGGATCAGCGTGGCGGCGTTGGACAGCTGGAACAGCGACAGCGCCAGATACAGCTGCTGGCCGAGGCCGCCGGCACCGACCAGGCCCAGGATGGCGGCGATGCGGATATTGTTTTCCCAGCGGTACAGGGTGTAGGCCAGCCACTGCGGCAGCGCCTGCGGCAGCAGGCCGTAGCACAGGCAGGCGAGGCGGCCGGCGCCGCTGTGGCGCAGTGCGGCTTCCGCGTCCGGCGGCGTGTTTTCCAGCGTCTGCGCGAACAGCCGGCCCAGCACGCCGCTGGTGTGCACCGCCAGTGCCAGTACGCCGGCGGCTGGGCCGAGGCCGAGCGCCAGCACCGCCAGCGCGCCCCACAGCAGATCCGGCGTGCCGCGCAGGAAATTGAGCAGCAGTTGCACCGGCGGGCGCAGCCAGCGCGGGCCGCGGTTGCTGGCCGGCAACGCCAGCAGCGCGCCGCCGATGAAGGCCAGCGCGCTGCCCAGTGCCGATACCAGCAGCGTTTCCAGCACGCCGCTGCCGACCTGGACGAGGAAGTCGCCGCGCAAGGTTGGCCGCAGGAATTCCTGGGCGAAGCGCCACAGCCCGGCGACATCGAACGGTGCCTCGCGCCATTGTGGCCACAGCCACAGCAGCGACAGTGTCAGCAGCAACAGCGTGCCGGCGGCCAGCGCGGCGCCACCGGCGCGGCTGTGGATGGCGGCGCGGCTGACACGGCTGACGCCTTCGGTCAGCGCCACCAGCGCGGCGAACAGCAGCAGCAGGCTGCCGACTTCGCCGCCGTTCAGCATCCGCATCGAGGTATCCAGCAGCAGGCCGAGGCCGCCGGCGCCGACAAAGCCCATCACCGCCGAGGCGCGGATCGCGCATTCCCAGCGGTAGACGCTGTAGCTGATCAGCTCGGTCGCCGCCTGCGGCAGCAGCGCGTAGCCGAAGATGGCCAGCCGCGACGCCCCGCTGGCGGCCAGTGCCGCCGCGGCCTGCGGCGGCTGCGATTCCAGGATTTCGGCGTAGACCTTGCCCAGCATGCCGCCGTAGGCCAGCCCCAGCGCCAGCACCGCCGGCAGGCTGCCCAGT
Above is a genomic segment from Vogesella indigofera containing:
- the pabC gene encoding aminodeoxychorismate lyase codes for the protein MLVNGQPGDSISAGDRGLAYGDGIYRTLEARHGTPLLWHWQWQRLAADCTALRLPCPDEALLLREIASVTAKLERAVVKIVLTRGVGQRGYAMPAACMPTRIVSASTWAGYPAERAALGIAARWCDTRLAIQPSLAGIKHLNRLENVLARSEWTDPAIAEGLMLDMDGTVVEGIMSNLFIVRAGELITPLLDRCGVSGAMRACVIDTAANLGLHVREVRLSPDEVMAADEAFVCNSLAGIWPLRQLAERQWQPGALTRRLQQLI
- a CDS encoding LysE family translocator, with the translated sequence MQSSYLFVEAALIGLAIAAPVGPVGLLCIERTLRQGAATGFVTGLGAATADAIYAAIGAAGLGTLIALLTRLATPLALAGCVLLLYLGIATLRRDAASHAARAAGAHSLPRAYSSALALTLTNPMTILSFIAIFAGLAGARTPSLADSVLMVVGVFAGSALWWLLLAYGGGRLLSRLGARGQLLVDKACGVLLIGFALLLAWRTLAGWH
- a CDS encoding Lrp/AsnC family transcriptional regulator — translated: MEVDGKSWLILQALQDNARQSLTELAQTVGLSVPAVSERVKRLEEAGVISGYHAVVAPLKAGFALSALVGITVPQPAKKMLLERLAAMAEVQECHHVTGVDSYVFRVLARDVSHLELLVSRLNDLGETRTSIILSTPLSNRPVLPPR
- a CDS encoding PhnE/PtxC family ABC transporter permease; protein product: MLSSLHDPARASRLAGLFATPLLLLAAMAYTGFNPLLLADGDTAGTLWRFVADFFPPSRDGTFLRDMLRETATTLAIASSGLALAVLLGLPLALLTSRALDRDRLCGDAPARGWQWLQRLLRGVLIVLRGVPDLVWALLLVRAAGLGSLPAVLALGLAYGGMLGKVYAEILESQPPQAAAALAASGASRLAIFGYALLPQAATELISYSVYRWECAIRASAVMGFVGAGGLGLLLDTSMRMLNGGEVGSLLLLFAALVALTEGVSRVSRAAIHSRAGGAALAAGTLLLLTLSLLWLWPQWREAPFDVAGLWRFAQEFLRPTLRGDFLVQVGSGVLETLLVSALGSALAFIGGALLALPASNRGPRWLRPPVQLLLNFLRGTPDLLWGALAVLALGLGPAAGVLALAVHTSGVLGRLFAQTLENTPPDAEAALRHSGAGRLACLCYGLLPQALPQWLAYTLYRWENNIRIAAILGLVGAGGLGQQLYLALSLFQLSNAATLILAMLLLSWGVESFSRWLRQRLQ